The genomic stretch CGATGGCCCGGCGCGCATCGAGCCTTGCTTGTAGAGGACGGGAGCGCTGCCGTATTTGAGATAGGCCTGATGGCGTCGGGTGCGGAGCAGTGCACTCTCTTCGTTTTCAGCTTCGTCTAGGGTGCGTTCCCTTATCGGCGGTCGCGACGGAGTCTTGGGCGTCTTGATCATATCGGTCGCCTTTTCTTCAATCGCTTCCACAAATTCGCGCACCGCTGGCAATAGATTGATGCCGATACCGACGACGGCAATGGCCAGGAGCAACCAAAAGTAGTACTCCACGTGCGCACTGGCGTAATCTTCCAACCGCGTGATACTGGTTGTCCCCCGGTTGTTGCGAAACCACGGTCGACACGCGTTGTACAACAGTATGCAAAAGACGTTGGGCAAGCCCCCGATGCAAAAGAGATTGACGGCGGACGCCAGGACTTTCTTTTCGGGCGGGGCGGCGGTAAAGGCGACTTCGTAGGCGGCCGAGACGGCAAAGATCTCGCCCGCACCAATTAACACGTACGATACGGTTTGCCAGAGGACGCTGACGCGCTTTCCGGTGGACTCGAACCGGTCGTGAATCAGGACTTCTACCAATAGGGCCCACGCAATGGCCAGTGCCCCGAGACCGGAACCAATCGCAAACTTGTACGTGGTGGGTATTCGGATACCGCGATTCGCGAGAGCGGGATAGAACTGCGAACCGATCAGGTAGCCAAAGAGCAGGACACTGACGGCGTCGGCATTGTTCATACAGGCGGCGTCGATCCagccaaaggctttttccATAACAGTGCCTTGGACAATAAAGGTGGTGGCCATTTGGGAGTAGGCAATGTTGAAGGGTATGATGAGTAAGCTGATGCGAAAGATCATGTCCAGTCCGATGGAATCCGTGTTGGGAGGGGTGTAGGCGGGACGCTTGGGGGGTCGACGACGGCAGATATTGGCCGCCAGTGTGGCACTGGGGTCTTTAGGTTGGTCGCAGACGTAGCGTTTGGATCCCACGGCAAAGAGACCGACTCCCAAGGACAGCATGCCGACTGGTACGAAATAGGCGAGGGTTACGTTGTGTTGTGCCAGCAAGGGTACCAGTACACCCCCGACCAAGGCTCCAATATTGATGCACATGTAGAATTTGACGTAGTAGGATTCAATCATGGAGGCCTGGAGAAGTGGATGAAACTGCTTCGCGCCGAATACGTTGACGACGCTCTTGACGATTCCCGTGCCCACGGGCCACAAGACGAGGAGACCAATTGAAAGGGCGCGACGGTTAAAAGTATCTCCCAAAACGCCCGGTATGGTTGTGAGGGCAATGAGAGTGAGTCCGGGCAGATAAAAGCAGAGAGATCCGACAAAGAGGGATCCGTAGTCGCCGAGAATGGCGTCGGCTAGATAGGCCCCGAGAAAGGGAGAGGTGTAGGCAACGGCAACCGAAATGGAAACGTAGGTGGAAGCGTCGACGGCTTCCATGTCGGCGTTCCAATCGCGATTGTAGGAGCCGGTCAGGTAGGACGTTTGTGTGTAATTAATGCCGTAAAAGGAAAATCGCTCGAGCAGTTCCACAAGCAGGATAAAAATGACGGAATAGAACATGGGACGCAGGTGGTAGAAACTTTCGTTGCCTTCTTCATCGACGTGGCGTAGCGGACGCACATGGTGGCCACTCAAACATTCTTCGGGCAGCAACAAGAGTTGTTCTTCGGTACACACGTTGTTGGGCAATTCGTCGGAAGCGTCCGAGCCAATGGGTGACGGTGCGCGTGAGGAAGCCCGCGAGGGGGGCACACTCGGGACGACGGCAGCCGCACGCTTGGTTTGCGGTGCGGGAGACGCCGAAGGGGAATGTCGCGTCCGGGTCGGTGGAGTGCCAATGGCAAGCAGCGGCGAGGGAGTAGCggtgtttgttgttgcgtcGTTTGTTGTGgtagctattgttgttggtgttgttgttgtcgttgctggcAGTGTCGTGTTCGTGGTCACGTTGGTCGAAGCAGTGGTGGAAGGGGGAGGAGGCATGGGTAGTTTCGTTGGTGCTCCCAAAGGCGACGTTGCCACCGATACCGAGCCAGTCCCCAAGAGCGGTGCGTGTTCCGAACTCAAAGGCGGACTCGTCGCACTCTCACTGGGAGTCGTCATGATGAGGTCCAACAGCAATCACGATAGCAGCAATGAATGACAACAATTGTGATATTATTAACTATACTTGCAACGACCACTCTACTTgcatcaacaacaagaacaacagcaaccacTACAACAGTCGTATCCGCAAAGGGACTCAGTAGCTATCACAGTCCGTAAGTTCGATGCGTCTCCTTGTCGGGATCCGCGAGCTCGACACTCCTCGGAAAATGCGCCCGATTCATTGCATAAATGTATATAATTGGGAAGGAGAGAGAGGACAACGTACAGGACAGACATACACACTGACATACGGACTCACGGACAGCCATACAGACGCTATATTCCAGCAAACCCGAGAGACCCCACCCTGCTCTTGCGAGGGGCCATCTCGTACCGTTTGCAAGGTTGCGGGCAGGCGGGCAGGCAGGCGGGCAAACCAGTCCGTGTTTGTTGCGTTTCCACatctgttaatctcaccgtagtggatacgtaggtccatatttacagtacattccatacaggacgtgatgatacgcaacaaaagattaaattatagggctgtgacatactacctatgtcacatcaccagatccactaccactggatttgctcacaCAAACCTAACGTAACGGAATCGAGAGACGCCATTTTGGACAACGCATACTGTACATCACTCATACAAGCACTGACCGTGTGAACGAAGGCGTACCTACCTGCGGGTTGCCCTGTCTTGCCTGTCTCGAACCAGGAAAAACTTGCTCGAACCAGGAACTACACGTACGGTccaatatatatatatatatacgTATACAGAGTATGAGTCGTCCCCCGTCGGGAGCCGCCTCCGCCAACGCCACCGCTGCGGGCGAAGCAACGCTCCTGGTCGCGGAATTCCCACCCCCACCCTTTTACTACCGAACCATGGCTGCCACGGCGGCTTGGACGCCACCGCCGATTCCGCAGGCGGCCTTGGAGCGCGGGACTGCGCGGGCGGCCCGCGCCGCGGCGCAGGCGATCGCGGCCTCGGAACGGTTGCGTCAACACGGCGACGAGCGGACCGAAGACTTTCTCCGGGGCAACACAGATGTCGATatggaggaagaggaggaggatggGGATGTCGTGGCTGTCTTTGGCGAGATTGTGGAAGATCCCTGGCTGGTGCAGCCCACAGATGATTGTCAAGATCCGATCGTGGTACGCGACGAACTCAAGCGACTCAATCAGCAAGTTCTAGAGACCTTCGTCAAGCTTGTGCAAGATTTGGTACACCGACCGACGGAAAATAAGTAAGTGTCGTGAATGACAGATGAGTCAATCGGACTCCTACTCGTGCATGGGGGGACTGGTGTCTCACCAACCCGTTCATCTCTCTGTCCTTGATCCGTTGCCGTTGTAGAACTACACGGGACGAACTCTCGCACCGGGTATTTCTCATGTTGCAGCAATGCAACAAGTTTCGAGAGCATCAGGCCCGCGAACTCTTGATTGAACTGTTGGAGAAACAGCTCACGCGACGAAAAGGATTGTTACACGAACTGGAAACGACCGTTGCCCAAGCCAACGCCATTTTGGAACCTACCTTCCCACAGCCGGCCGTGTAACAATGTGCAAAAGCTCTCTGCGACGTGTTGCTTTAATCACGAAAAAGTATGTGTAGCAAGCTGGAAAAGGACGTTCCACAACGACAATATTGCAAAGATATTGAAAAGAACTTCGTCAAGGCCGAGGAGCTTCGGAAGCAAGAGGAGGATTGGGTGCAGATCTGGTGAAGCCGTGGGAAAAAAAAAGAGAATGATCTTGTGGCAAGGTTGATGTTGACCGCTACGATTACTATATTCAAACTGTCAGAGACACCTCTCCGGATGGAAAATTCTTGTGAACCAGTTTCGAGAGCCCAAGGTGCAATCTGTTGATGCAGTCTCCTGCTCCTGGAtgtactgctgctgctatGTATGCGTGCGAGAAGTGGTGGGGCTTCAGACAATATGTCGTTTTGCGTAGATTATGGTGAGGCTGTTTATTCTTTTTGTGTAAACGTTCCGGTCCACAGTATGATAGCATACTCAGTTACAGGATTGCGGGATGGAGATGCCCCAATTGGAAAAACTGTGTGATATCCAGGGATGTAACAGCAGGCCAAACAGAGATGTTGCTATTTTGGAAGATGTGCAACCGTGCTCTCGACCTGCTGGATTCCTTGTTTGAAATCAGCTCCTTCCGGCCCGGTCTCTGGATATATGGGCATTGTGTGGAATACAAATGCTGCAACCACGCACTTGATCCGAAAGGGGCGGGCTTTGACTTTCTGGTCGCGTCAAGTGGAAGTCTGCTTCAGATGTGGTGCGGCGACTGCAATGGCTTGGCTTGCTGGATGAATTGTATAAGGTCTGTGGTGATCGAGTCTACTGCACACCGTGTGGCAAATTTTTTTGCGTTTAGTCTAAACCCAGTTTGAATACTTAAATGCCAGGCTCTTCAAGCTGCTGACGGAATGCTGTCATGGTTGTGTTGAGTACGGCAAACTGTATTCTTTCATAGGAATGTCAAACAGAGAATTTAATATGCTtttgacttactgttaacatGTTCAAACAATGCCTACCGGTGACCTCTGGATCCTTTCAAATTCCTGGGCGGACGATAGCTGTCTCCGGGAACGTCGCTGTGAAATAATCGCGCCACAATTGTGTTGTAGGCTATTTCATCGCGTTGTCCCGCTTGTCGTACCCGAGCGGACGTTCGCGATCGGTGCCGCAAAGAGTGCGCCAGCATTACCTGTTCGCCGACCTCGTTCACGTCATGGACCCAGCCCGGAACATCCTTCAGTCGCAGCCAGACAGTCTCATCACCGGCGGGCGACACGCGTTCCGTCACGACCACACTCTCACCACCGAGCAGTACAGTACGGGTCGTCTCGGCCGCAAATGACGGTCCCTTGCGAACCGCCACTCCCGCGTCGGGCACAACATTGTACCGCCACCCCTGCGCATGTCGCTCGATCCGAGGTTCGGCCGCACACTCGTCAAGAAACAGATCTTCCGGACCAAAGACCTGTACCCATTCTGCTTGCGTCGTCAGACTTGGAAGTTGCCGGAAACTATCATGACCCGTATGCCACCGGACGTGGCGATTGCGGTACAATTTGGCGAAGCACTCAATTGGATCGCCAGCCTGCGAAAATACGGTTAATATTTCGGAGGCCCTCAGAAATTCACCGCATTCGAAACGAAAGTACTCGCTGCCGTCGCCGGATTTGATGGGTGGAGCCCGCTGACACGGACCCCAGCGAACCTTGACACCGCGGGCGGTTTGTACGCGGAACCAGAACGATCCCCACCGAACGTCGGGTTTGCACACTACCTCGTAGGTGGCCTTGCCTGCAATGGAGAGCGGCAACCAACCCTGGCCGCCGCGCAGGCGGGCATACTCGACTCCGGTACGATCCGGGGACCGATCCGTCCACTTTTCAACTTCCAAACAAACACCGCAtgcaattgttgttgataattGCATCTTGTCGAAATTACTGGATTTGGCGGCCAGCTCCACTGGTATTTCCGGGGCGGACTTTTTGGGGGTACGAAACACAGCGTCCAGAAAGGCGCTGCCAACGGACGACGCCACGTCGGAATCCAGATTGCTCAGTGGTCCATAGTTTGAGCCGTGGTTAGATCCGGTAATGGCAGAAGACTCGCGCGATGAAGTGGGGGATGTATTGTCATCATCCAAGGGGAGCACTGGGGGTGGACATGTGACTGCAAGTCCGGCCCGGGTCCGGACGCGAATCCACACGGTTGACGACAATCGCTCGGCAACGGACGCTTCCACAGCATGCGATTCCAAGACAGCGTTGCCCACTTCTTGGTAGGCACGGGATGCTTCGCCTTGCTTAATCGTTGCCACACCTCCAGAATAGTGACGGTACTGGTGATCAAGTTCGTCCTGACGAGGAACAATAGCCCATCCGCTGTTATCCGACAATTTAATCAACCCGGCGCCTTGACTAAAGGCTCCGGTATTTTCCATTCGCTTAGATGCCTCGAAAAAGGCTCCCCGAGGTAGTACGCGAGTTTTCGAGCTTGAGTCAAAGACAGCAGGATTGCCGGATTTGCTCGTGGCAGTGGTCGCCGAGCGTCCTGCCATGGTATGAAAAATGGACTGGTGGGTCGTGGACCCGTGCGGTTCCGGTGGAGGCATCTTTTGCGGGGAGGCGACGCTGTGCGACGCGGATTTTCTATGAATGAGGGTATTGACTTGGAATTGCGGGGCGTCGAGAATTTTAAGACCCCGTGGAGCGGTGACCCGCAGGAGATAAAATTTCTGTGTCACCGGAGACACGGAAACGATACTCTTGGACGTAGCGTGCGATACGTCCGTCGAGGATGGCATTCCGTGTCGGAGCGCGGTGGTTGGTAGTTGATCGAAGGACGACTCGTCGGACAAGATGGAGACATTTGAAGAAAGGCCATCGTTGTGTTTGGACGCTTTGGCCATTAAATTGGTCGCGTGTAGGGATCGACTCCCACCAATGTGTCGGGGCAAGGACTTGTCCATCAACGCTTCGTTCGCGTCGGCATCTTTGCGGCGACGGGGTGGCCGATGCCTACGTCGAGCGGCATTTGAGGGAGCGGCAATCGAAAAAGTAGAAAGAACGGACAAGGCCGATACACTGATGCTGCCATCGTCCGAAACGTCCGTCATGACCGGTGATATCAATTCCTGGACAACAGGGATTGATTGCGGTTGACCGTCGCGAGTAGTAACAATTTTCCGATCGGCCATCCACCCCCGACGGTGACTGAGTTTGAGAAAAATTACGCCGTCATTATCAACAGTGATGCGCAGGGATACTTCGTGAACCGTTCCGGGTAGCATCACGGCTTTGGTCTTGGGCGCATTCCGGGATGGACCCGTCAATACAGGTAGTGGCGTAGTCGACACAATCTTGTAACGAAAGAGTCCTTCCTCGGCGTGCGGTACGGTATGGAGAGGTTCGACAATCGTCTCACCATTGGTGTGCGCCAATAGATATCCGATAGGTGCGTTGGTACGATGCCCATCCTGCCGTGTCGGATGGGACAGCGACGGCGCTGAATAGGGAATGGCGGCGCCTCCCGTGTTGGAATGTTTGGGAGTGTCGTCCGCCAGCGTCTGGGGTGCGGCGTCGACAGCGTAGCCTCCTGTCAAGAGAGAATCAACACGAATGGCCGAATTCGCCCTGGTGGTATCGTCATCAATCGGGACGGTGGACCTTGAGGCGAAAATTTC from Phaeodactylum tricornutum CCAP 1055/1 chromosome 12, whole genome shotgun sequence encodes the following:
- a CDS encoding predicted protein, translating into MDSPPPPPDPLYASDDASSSFRGALVEPPFGDGGTVAERRRRWGPPAVGTPRQSWAPSEALELRRRPAALLFDRPERGRVRRSIDNLTTIGGGERRRLAPEIPSVPQHLLPSAADSNLHYYRVVYRGVVALLSEPVLSAPKSTQYVGYGEIFASRSTVPIDDDTTRANSAIRVDSLLTGGYAVDAAPQTLADDTPKHSNTGGAAIPYSAPSLSHPTRQDGHRTNAPIGYLLAHTNGETIVEPLHTVPHAEEGLFRYKIVSTTPLPVLTGPSRNAPKTKAVMLPGTVHEVSLRITVDNDGVIFLKLSHRRGWMADRKIVTTRDGQPQSIPVVQELISPVMTDVSDDGSISVSALSVLSTFSIAAPSNAARRRHRPPRRRKDADANEALMDKSLPRHIGGSRSLHATNLMAKASKHNDGLSSNVSILSDESSFDQLPTTALRHGMPSSTDVSHATSKSIVSVSPVTQKFYLLRVTAPRGLKILDAPQFQVNTLIHRKSASHSVASPQKMPPPEPHGSTTHQSIFHTMAGRSATTATSKSGNPAVFDSSSKTRVLPRGAFFEASKRMENTGAFSQGAGLIKLSDNSGWAIVPRQDELDHQYRHYSGGVATIKQGEASRAYQEVGNAVLESHAVEASVAERLSSTVWIRVRTRAGLAVTCPPPVLPLDDDNTSPTSSRESSAITGSNHGSNYGPLSNLDSDVASSVGSAFLDAVFRTPKKSAPEIPVELAAKSSNFDKMQLSTTIACGVCLEVEKWTDRSPDRTGVEYARLRGGQGWLPLSIAGKATYEVVCKPDVRWGSFWFRVQTARGVKVRWGPCQRAPPIKSGDGSEYFRFECGEFLRASEILTVFSQAGDPIECFAKLYRNRHVRWHTGHDSFRQLPSLTTQAEWVQVFGPEDLFLDECAAEPRIERHAQGWRYNVVPDAGVAVRKGPSFAAETTRTVLLGGESVVVTERVSPAGDETVWLRLKDVPGWVHDVNEVGEQVMLAHSLRHRSRTSARVRQAGQRDEIAYNTIVARLFHSDVPGDSYRPPRNLKGSRGHR
- a CDS encoding predicted protein, which translates into the protein MTTPSESATSPPLSSEHAPLLGTGSVSVATSPLGAPTKLPMPPPPSTTASTNVTTNTTLPATTTTTPTTIATTTNDATTNTATPSPLLAIGTPPTRTRHSPSASPAPQTKRAAAVVPSVPPSRASSRAPSPIGSDASDELPNNVCTEEQLLLLPEECLSGHHVRPLRHVDEEGNESFYHLRPMFYSVIFILLVELLERFSFYGINYTQTSYLTGSYNRDWNADMEAVDASTYVSISVAVAYTSPFLGAYLADAILGDYGSLFVGSLCFYLPGLTLIALTTIPGVLGDTFNRRALSIGLLVLWPVGTGIVKSVVNVFGAKQFHPLLQASMIESYYVKFYMCINIGALVGGVLVPLLAQHNVTLAYFVPVGMLSLGVGLFAVGSKRYVCDQPKDPSATLAANICRRRPPKRPAYTPPNTDSIGLDMIFRISLLIIPFNIAYSQMATTFIVQGTVMEKAFGWIDAACMNNADAVSVLLFGYLIGSQFYPALANRGIRIPTTYKFAIGSGLGALAIAWALLVEVLIHDRFESTGKRVSVLWQTVSYVLIGAGEIFAVSAAYEVAFTAAPPEKKVLASAVNLFCIGGLPNVFCILLYNACRPWFRNNRGTTSITRLEDYASAHVEYYFWLLLAIAVVGIGINLLPAVREFVEAIEEKATDMIKTPKTPSRPPIRERTLDEAENEESALLRTRRHQAYLKYGSAPVLYKQGSMRAGPSLSQRGGKAHKHVKRTLIKKLYRSDPVLPGVGTVITSQGTPVPARFIPPRKNPSLDGLLRATSS
- a CDS encoding predicted protein — encoded protein: MSRPPSGAASANATAAGEATLLVAEFPPPPFYYRTMAATAAWTPPPIPQAALERGTARAARAAAQAIAASERLRQHGDERTEDFLRGNTDVDMEEEEEDGDVVAVFGEIVEDPWLVQPTDDCQDPIVVRDELKRLNQQVLETFVKLVQDLVHRPTENKTTRDELSHRVFLMLQQCNKFREHQARELLIELLEKQLTRRKGLLHELETTVAQANAILEPTFPQPAVKLEKDVPQRQYCKDIEKNFVKAEELRKQEEDWVQIW